AGTTCCAAACGAAGACTCTCATCATCGATAACAAAACCGTTAAGGCTCAAATATGGGACACCGCTGGCCAAGAAAGGTtcatttctctttctctttctctttctctttctcttttatcattcaattcaattcaatatgtataatttattatttttattattattattattggtctTGATTCTTATAATTGTTGAATTAGGTCCgtttcttttgttcttgattgctataattattgttatgtatgggtagttaggtttggTTTGTGGAGGAGTAGGACCTGGTTCCCTTTAGGGTCATAGTGTGCCTCAACCACCATGACAACACCACGTTGTTGGTGATTGGGTAGTTTAATAGCTGCGAAcgttaaatataataataaaattaaagactTGTTAGATTTTACGTGATCAATGCAGTTTGGTAACGTATAATCCCCTTCCAGACTCGAATGAAATTTGTATCTTCACGAGGCTGTTACTATGGTTTAGTATATTATTTAGAATAGCAATGTGGAATCTCATGTCTTTGGGATGGATAccatctattatttatttagagtAACAAGATAAGTAAATTTTGACATTTTGTAATAGACTTATATAGGTCCTTAAAAGAAATGTATAAAATAAGTCTTTGAAAAATCTTACTATGAACTTATAAGTatatgagagaaaagaaaaaaaaaaggatcccTGTACTTATAGGTTCCAAAGAAATGAAATGTGTGCAGGTCATGTTTCTTCAAGGATCTATAAATCTAACATTGTAGTTCATTAAGAATTACTTTTTCTCATTAAGAATCTATAAGTCCAGCATGAAATTCCTTAGAGATTCCTATTACTCATTTATTTGTGGAATTATTGCAGCGAATTAACTTTGGTTAGATCCTCAGTGGAGTTTGCATGTTTTGGTTGCTCAAATTCATAATGTAATTTCATAAAGGAGCTTTTTCTGGTCAATATTATTTTCTACCTTTTCGATTGATTTGTTTTTAATGTTCACCCCTCGATTGATTTGTTTTTAATGTTCACCCGTCAGTGGGAAGAATGGAAGATAGTACTCCTATTCTGCAAAGTGAATGTCTTTTGAACTTTCTTTTATCTACTAAGAATTTTTCTGGatgttcctctttttttttttcttcccatGTGTGTTTCCATTAATTTCCAGTCAGCGGGTTCAAGCCTAGCTTGATATGACTCTGTCTTGTAAAGGGTACAAAAAGTAATTAGGATTCTGTTGTTGGATTGGATGAATTTATAGAAAaactttatttgttttaattggACTTCCTTCGTGTTTTCTCATACCAAAGGTGCACCAGTCTTACTAATTGGTAAGTTTAGTATGAACTGATGAAGCTTTATCTGAATTACTAATCTATTAATGTCTTTACTATAATATCCATGAGTGATTGTTTACTGATTTCTGAAAAGCAAAAACCTAGCCTTTAGACCAAATATGGATCCCAACACTATGATTTATGCCAAGGATTGTGATCATATTTTTCTGATTATGCCACATCTCTCTTCTGAAAATTTGTTTGTAATGGCTAATTACTCCTGGGATGTTAAGATAGATTTTTCTGCATTATAAGCAATCACAAGTATTTTTGTTTGCTTTTCGTTTGGCTTGGATATATGCTCAAAACATTCAATCTTTTGCATATTTGTTCTGTTtaggttctttttttttctctcatcgAGATTTTTTGTTTTGCATCTTAGTTTGTTACACAGCTTCTGAAAAAGTTCACTACTCTCTTTCAGGTACAGGGCAGTTACTAGTGCATATTATCGTGGTGCTGTTGGAGCAATGTTAGTTTTTGACATGACAAAACGCCAATCTTTTGACCACATGGCAAGGTGGTTAGAGGAATTGAGGGGTCACGCGGACAAAAACATCGTCATAATGCTAATAGGCAACAAGTGTGATCTTGCAGCTCTAAGAGCAGTGCCAACAGAAGACGCGCAGGAGTTTGCACAAAGAGAGAACCTGTTCTTTATGGAGACTTCGGCGCTCGAGTCCACCAATGTTGA
This sequence is a window from Arachis duranensis cultivar V14167 chromosome 2, aradu.V14167.gnm2.J7QH, whole genome shotgun sequence. Protein-coding genes within it:
- the LOC107474709 gene encoding ras-related protein RABA4d, yielding MSNLYGDYNQKIDYVFKVVLIGDSAVGKTQLLARFARNEFSMDSKATIGVEFQTKTLIIDNKTVKAQIWDTAGQERYRAVTSAYYRGAVGAMLVFDMTKRQSFDHMARWLEELRGHADKNIVIMLIGNKCDLAALRAVPTEDAQEFAQRENLFFMETSALESTNVETAFLTILTEIYRIISKKTLSANDDTDPNGSSGLLKGTRIVVPDMDHTEKKGGCCV